One part of the bacterium genome encodes these proteins:
- a CDS encoding glycosyltransferase family 2 protein, translating to MKAIAVIPAYREEGRVGKVVAGVRNYLADVLVVDDGSPDGTGAEAARAGATVVRLEPNRGKGAALLAGLAEARRRGFDAAVTLDADGQHDAAAIPAMLAALARGADVVIGTRMKDVRGMPPQRVFSNTFTSAVISMLAGRMVRDSQTGYRALRLAALEGLPLVRRGFDLESEMLLKAARAGARIGHVPVSTIYGDERSKINVLVDTYRFFRVVVADLAERLER from the coding sequence GTGAAGGCCATAGCGGTTATCCCGGCCTACCGCGAGGAGGGCCGGGTGGGCAAAGTTGTCGCCGGCGTGAGAAATTACCTGGCGGACGTTCTCGTCGTCGACGACGGTTCGCCGGACGGTACGGGCGCGGAAGCGGCTCGAGCCGGCGCGACGGTCGTCAGGCTCGAGCCCAACCGAGGCAAAGGCGCGGCGCTGCTCGCGGGCCTGGCGGAAGCGCGGCGGCGCGGCTTCGACGCCGCGGTAACGCTCGACGCCGACGGCCAACACGACGCCGCAGCCATACCGGCTATGCTGGCGGCGCTCGCGCGGGGCGCCGACGTCGTCATTGGAACCCGTATGAAAGACGTGCGCGGCATGCCACCGCAGCGGGTATTCTCCAACACCTTCACCTCCGCGGTGATTTCGATGTTGGCAGGCCGGATGGTGCGAGACAGCCAGACCGGCTACCGGGCGCTCCGACTGGCCGCGCTCGAGGGGCTCCCGCTCGTACGCCGCGGGTTCGACCTGGAGTCCGAGATGCTGCTCAAGGCTGCCCGCGCCGGCGCCAGGATAGGCCACGTCCCCGTGTCCACCATCTACGGCGACGAGAGGAGCAAGATAAACGTGCTGGTGGACACGTACCGCTTCTTCCGCGTCGTCGTCGCGGACCTGGCCGAGAGGTTGGAGCGATAG
- the secA gene encoding preprotein translocase subunit SecA, with the protein MGILSKIFGTKYARDIKKMMPRVDEINAVYESLRDVPEEEFLARTDRFREDFRADREDFLRKSLPSYLGEEEAEAHVDEYLAAPVPLWEDMLERHLPREMAPEDRRVKAEQFGKDAWARRDEKLEELLAEAFATVKEGARRLLGQKWEVSGHETTWDMVHFDVQLVGGIALHHGRIAEMATGEGKTLVATLPLYLNALAGDGCHLITVNDYLARRDAEWVGHLLEYLGVTMGCIQSGMYPKDRREQYDKDVTYGTNSEFGFDYLRDNGVALRAEEQVQRGHAFAIVDEVDSVLIDEARTPLIISGPSRKDYAHKYNEFKPLVERLVRKQLALSAELMDEAEAALEEGDDGDAYYDLLKVRKSNPKNRRVLKLFEDPKLKKEVQRVEMEIMRDKKMPELAEELYFSLDEKGHAVELSEQGREFLSPSDPALFELPDIETRLSEIEGDEDTSEEEKEALREELRVEYEEKNEKLHNISQLLRAYLLFEKDVEYVVKENRVVIVDQFTGRLMPSRRYSDGLHQALEAKEEVEIERETMTLATITIQNYFRMYKKLAGMTGTAETEAQEFFDIYKLDVMVIPTNEPVRRIDYEDVIFRTKREKYNAIIEEIMRMHEAGRPVLVGTVSVDVSETISRLLKRRNVPHNVLNAKHHQREAEIVMGAGQAGAATIATNMAGRGTDIKLAREIVQCENCALLYGPGDYQPDHPEWAKTCRDDVPCGLHIVGTERHEARRIDRQLRGRAGRQGDPGSSRFFLSLEDDLMRLFGSDRIAGILTRLGLEEGEPIEHPMITKNIERAQKRVEEQNFSIRKRVLEYDNVMNRQRQIVYQLRNQILYNENLRDDIFELIRYQLEDVVAETAPADLTAENWDYGTIASWVRARFPAEVTVDKMAALGEPDAIVEYVMEAVAEAYDRREEAYGAELLRQLERFVMLTTLDENWQDHLTEMDELREGITLRSYGQLDPLVEYKREAYDMFEGLLGRVDEETVSKIFRVHIGREAPTPQPAQVRTLHPEMEALAARARKPREAYANAPEGPQAQTIVRKGPKIGRNDPCPCGSGKKYKKCCGAGAQD; encoded by the coding sequence ATGGGCATCCTCTCCAAAATATTCGGGACCAAGTACGCGCGCGACATCAAGAAGATGATGCCGCGCGTCGACGAGATAAACGCCGTCTACGAATCGCTGCGGGACGTACCGGAGGAGGAGTTCCTCGCGCGGACGGACCGCTTCCGCGAGGATTTCCGCGCCGACCGCGAGGACTTCCTGCGCAAAAGCCTGCCGAGTTATCTGGGCGAGGAGGAGGCCGAGGCGCACGTCGACGAGTACCTGGCCGCCCCGGTGCCGCTGTGGGAGGACATGCTGGAGCGCCACCTGCCGCGGGAGATGGCGCCGGAGGACCGGCGCGTCAAGGCCGAGCAATTCGGCAAGGACGCCTGGGCGCGGCGCGACGAGAAGCTGGAGGAACTGCTGGCCGAGGCGTTCGCCACCGTGAAGGAGGGCGCGCGCCGGCTCCTGGGCCAGAAGTGGGAGGTCTCGGGCCACGAGACGACGTGGGACATGGTCCACTTCGACGTCCAGCTCGTCGGCGGCATAGCGCTGCACCACGGCCGCATCGCCGAGATGGCCACCGGCGAGGGCAAGACGCTGGTCGCGACGCTGCCGCTGTACCTCAACGCACTGGCCGGCGACGGCTGCCACCTCATCACCGTCAACGACTACCTCGCGCGCCGCGACGCGGAGTGGGTGGGCCACCTGCTCGAATACCTCGGCGTCACCATGGGTTGCATCCAGTCCGGCATGTACCCCAAGGACCGGCGCGAGCAGTACGACAAGGACGTCACCTACGGCACCAACTCCGAGTTCGGCTTCGACTACCTGCGCGACAACGGCGTGGCGCTGCGCGCCGAGGAGCAGGTCCAGCGAGGCCACGCCTTCGCCATCGTCGACGAGGTGGACAGCGTCCTCATCGACGAGGCCCGCACGCCGCTCATCATCTCGGGGCCTTCGCGCAAGGACTACGCCCACAAGTACAACGAGTTCAAGCCGCTGGTGGAGCGGCTGGTGCGCAAGCAGCTCGCGCTGTCGGCGGAGCTGATGGACGAGGCCGAGGCGGCGCTGGAGGAGGGCGACGACGGCGACGCGTACTACGACCTCCTCAAGGTCAGGAAGTCCAACCCCAAGAACCGGCGCGTGCTCAAGCTCTTCGAGGACCCGAAGCTCAAGAAAGAGGTCCAGCGCGTCGAGATGGAAATAATGCGCGATAAGAAGATGCCCGAGCTCGCCGAGGAGCTCTACTTCTCGCTGGACGAGAAGGGCCACGCCGTCGAGCTGTCCGAGCAAGGCCGCGAGTTCCTCTCGCCGTCGGACCCGGCGCTGTTCGAGCTGCCCGACATCGAGACCCGCCTCTCCGAGATAGAGGGCGACGAGGACACCTCCGAGGAGGAGAAGGAGGCGCTGCGCGAGGAGCTGCGCGTCGAGTACGAGGAGAAGAACGAAAAACTCCACAACATAAGCCAACTCCTGCGGGCGTATTTACTATTCGAGAAGGACGTGGAGTACGTCGTCAAGGAAAACCGCGTCGTCATCGTCGACCAGTTCACCGGCCGCCTTATGCCCTCGCGGCGCTACTCCGACGGCCTGCACCAGGCGCTGGAGGCCAAAGAGGAAGTAGAGATCGAGCGCGAGACCATGACGCTCGCCACCATCACCATCCAGAACTACTTCCGCATGTACAAGAAACTCGCCGGCATGACCGGCACCGCGGAGACCGAGGCCCAGGAGTTCTTCGACATCTACAAGCTCGACGTCATGGTCATCCCCACCAACGAGCCGGTGCGCCGCATCGACTACGAGGACGTCATCTTCCGCACCAAGCGCGAGAAGTATAACGCCATCATCGAAGAGATCATGCGGATGCACGAGGCCGGCCGGCCGGTGCTGGTGGGTACGGTCTCGGTGGACGTCTCCGAGACCATCTCGCGCCTGCTCAAGCGCCGCAACGTCCCGCACAACGTCCTCAACGCCAAGCATCACCAGCGCGAGGCCGAAATCGTTATGGGCGCGGGCCAGGCGGGCGCCGCCACCATCGCCACCAACATGGCGGGCCGCGGCACCGACATCAAGCTCGCCCGGGAAATCGTCCAGTGCGAAAATTGCGCGCTCTTGTACGGCCCGGGCGACTACCAACCGGACCACCCGGAGTGGGCCAAGACCTGCCGCGACGACGTCCCCTGCGGCCTGCACATCGTCGGTACCGAGCGCCACGAGGCGCGGCGCATCGACCGCCAGCTGCGGGGCCGCGCCGGCCGCCAGGGCGACCCGGGCTCGAGCCGGTTCTTCCTCTCGCTGGAGGACGACCTCATGCGCCTCTTCGGCTCGGACCGCATCGCCGGCATCCTGACGCGGCTGGGCCTGGAGGAAGGCGAGCCCATCGAGCACCCGATGATCACCAAGAATATCGAGCGCGCGCAGAAGCGCGTCGAGGAGCAGAACTTCTCCATTCGCAAGCGCGTCCTGGAGTACGACAACGTCATGAACCGCCAGCGCCAGATCGTGTACCAGCTGCGCAACCAGATCCTCTACAACGAGAACCTACGCGACGACATATTCGAGCTCATACGCTACCAGCTCGAGGACGTAGTCGCCGAGACCGCGCCCGCGGACTTGACGGCCGAGAACTGGGACTACGGCACGATCGCGTCGTGGGTGCGGGCGCGCTTCCCGGCCGAGGTAACCGTCGATAAAATGGCGGCGTTGGGCGAGCCGGACGCCATAGTAGAGTATGTGATGGAGGCCGTGGCCGAGGCGTACGACCGCCGCGAGGAGGCGTACGGCGCGGAGCTGCTGCGCCAACTCGAGCGCTTCGTCATGCTCACCACCCTCGACGAGAACTGGCAGGACCACCTCACCGAGATGGACGAGCTGCGCGAGGGCATCACGCTCCGTTCCTACGGCCAGCTCGACCCGTTGGTGGAGTACAAACGCGAAGCGTACGACATGTTCGAGGGGCTGCTGGGGCGCGTCGACGAGGAGACGGTCTCCAAGATCTTCCGCGTGCACATAGGCCGGGAGGCGCCGACGCCGCAGCCGGCGCAAGTCCGCACCCTCCACCCCGAAATGGAGGCGCTGGCGGCGCGCGCCCGCAAACCGCGCGAAGCCTACGCCAACGCGCCGGAAGGGCCGCAGGCGCAAACGATAGTGCGCAAGGGCCCGAAGATAGGCCGCAACGACCCGTGTCCGTGCGGCTCCGGCAAGAAATATAAAAAATGCTGCGGCGCCGGCGCCCAAGATTAG
- a CDS encoding WecB/TagA/CpsF family glycosyltransferase has product MTAALELERFPIMDTAIHNVSVAETLDIVDGFVADGSPRVIVTANVDHLMLLRKDAAFREAYRRADLVTCDSVPVKWALAFLGTPVKERVAGADLFGALAERAATTGYRCFYLGAAPGVAEKAAGVLTERYPGLNVVGTYSPRVMPWKELADDEETLRRIREAKPDVLFVAFGAPKQELWLDAVRDRLGVPAAIGVGAAFDFAAGTVKRAPRWMQRAGLEWFFRLSQEPRRLWRRYLFVDSRFVSYVLREKFRGRKAAAPPKAD; this is encoded by the coding sequence GTGACAGCTGCGTTGGAGCTCGAGCGCTTCCCCATCATGGATACGGCGATCCACAACGTCTCCGTGGCCGAGACGTTGGACATCGTCGACGGCTTCGTCGCGGACGGCTCGCCCCGCGTGATCGTCACGGCCAACGTCGACCACCTTATGCTCTTACGCAAGGACGCCGCGTTCCGGGAAGCGTACCGGCGCGCCGACCTCGTGACGTGCGACAGCGTGCCGGTGAAGTGGGCTTTGGCCTTTTTGGGGACGCCGGTGAAGGAGCGCGTCGCCGGCGCGGACCTGTTCGGGGCGCTGGCGGAACGCGCGGCAACCACGGGATACCGATGCTTCTACCTGGGGGCCGCGCCGGGGGTGGCGGAGAAGGCCGCCGGCGTCCTAACGGAACGTTACCCCGGCCTCAACGTCGTCGGTACGTACTCGCCGCGGGTAATGCCGTGGAAGGAGTTGGCCGATGACGAAGAGACGTTGCGGCGCATCCGCGAGGCGAAGCCGGACGTACTCTTCGTCGCGTTCGGCGCGCCCAAGCAGGAGCTGTGGCTCGACGCCGTGCGCGACCGGCTCGGCGTCCCGGCCGCCATCGGCGTGGGCGCCGCCTTCGACTTCGCCGCCGGGACCGTAAAACGCGCGCCGCGTTGGATGCAACGCGCCGGCCTGGAGTGGTTCTTCCGACTTTCGCAAGAACCCCGCCGGCTTTGGCGCCGCTACCTCTTCGTCGACTCGCGTTTCGTCTCCTACGTATTGAGAGAAAAATTCCGCGGCCGGAAGGCCGCGGCGCCGCCGAAAGCCGATTAA